ACTGAGATCTTGCCAGGAGAACGGTACGATCAATAAACAACAACTCTTCATCCTGTCATCCTCCCTTTCCTTGCTGGGCCGCTCTGAGTGGCCGTTTGGTGGCGGCTTTGGGAACAGACTGTCCTTATTCCATCCTCCGAGCCTGTGCTCCTTGCTGGGAGCGTTAGGTCCTGGCCTTTTGCCTTCTTGGAGCAGGACAGTCTGGGAGGATCTGTAGAATACAGGGCGATGGAGAGAGCTGCCACCGTCGCCCAGGTGTCTGGGCACTGTGTGTCTGTGCACAGGAGCtcttgggaagaggaggagcctTCTCATCCCGCAGTGCTGGCCCCAAATCCCTGTGGGGCCTCCAGCAACTGCCAAGGAAATGGAAAACCATGCATTGAGGAGGGCCTGGTGATCCTGCTAGGTTGAAGAGGGCTCCTTCCGCGTGGCGACCTTTTGATGGAGGCTGTCTCTAAGGAGCAAAAGAAACCATCCCTTAAAATGAGTGCTCGTGCCAGCACTCTTCTGGAAAAGTCGCGCCACGCTATGTTCACAGCGCCTTTGAGTTGTGCCTGTGGCTCTTGACTAATTCTCTCTCTTCCAGTGCATCAAATTCTGGGCACAAACCAACACAAATGACACTTGCCCCTTTTGCCCAAGTCTCAAATGACGGCTACTCGAACAAAGCGGTCCCACACGAGGAGTTGCTGTGAATAGACAGGATCAGTTCTAAGATTTCTACAGTTCTATATTTATACGACCATGTATACACatgtacatttttattatatagGTAATGGTGTGTATAGAAAGTCTGTATACATACAAATTCATAAATAAAGTGTGTATATTATGCAGTGATTTGGTGCTGCTCCTTATTTCTTAGTTCGCAGCCTGGCTGGCTTCCTTTGGAAGGGGCGTTACAGAGCGTAACCTGCTGGGATGCTAGTGGCTGCTTTAACTACCTCTTCCGCAGAGCTTCCAGCCGCTCCTTCTCCGGGGCCGAtgatgctcccagcagctccgcgCTTGCTGCAAACCGTTCCCCTTGGCAGGACACCTCACCGCCCCGcggtcccctcccctgccccgtcTGTCACCCGGCAATTACCCTCTTAGCAATGAGCAGGTTGCAGAGGCCGAGCattttttgtggtctttttttaatgtaataataaTTTACCGTGTTAACATTCATTGTTCTTACATAGACAATAGGTTACAGAGTACTGGAGTCTACAGCGACAGCCTGCCGGaaccgtccccgtccccctctgGCGGGGCAGGGCTCCGCGCACCTTCACCTGCGGTTCCCTGCTGTAACTccgggcacggggtgggggagCACTCGGGAACGAACCGGAGCGAACGGATTCGGCTGCACTGCAGCTCAGGATAACCAACCTGTCGCGGTTCCTAGTTTCCCCTCTCCTGCACTTCCTCCTCAAGCACGGGCTGACACGCCAACACCTTCTCCGTGGATTTCGGTGGGAGTGCGAGGTGCTCAGCACCACTTAAAATCTTGCACTTACTCTGTAAAATTTTTGCCCCCCCTTACTTGCAATCTGCGGCACAAattcagcactgctgaggcagcCGTGCCTCGGGGTGGGTCAGTGCAAGCGCTGCCCGGGTGCAGCACGCCTGAATCTGGCCACAGCCCCAATCTTCCTACACGCACGCGCTTGCCAGCGTGTTTTAAGGCAGTGGTCCACAACAGTCtctggggtcctgggggggtcctggggacgtGCTGGGCAGGCACGAGGCTGCGGATGGAGGTCTGTGCGCGCTCTGCCATTGCATAGCGTTGCCTTCTTGCGCCGGAGCGGACTCGCTGGATGCTTGCCGTTTTGGAGCAAGGCACGGGAACGGGGCACTAGCAGTGAGTGGGACAGTTTGGGGGTGCGTGGGACGGGCTGTTGTGGCGGTGCCCAGTGCTAGGGCTGGCTTCCCTCTCCTACCCTGCGtgtttccccctcctgcctcgcGTGCTGGCTCCCTCACTGTTCCCAGAAATACTTAGCTGCAGGATTTAGTTAACAGGCTTTGTGCTCAGCGATCGCTGCAGAGCCGCCCCTGTCCCCACCTGAACCGGTACCCTGGCTCTGGCGCTGCCGCCGTGACCAGCTGCCAGCACGGCCCCGGCACCGCAGGCAGCCCCCTCTTTTGCTCGTGGAGGAACGTTGCCTTTTCATGGGCGAGTCTCGGTTTTCCGAACGACGCGCTTTCCTGTCCAGGCTGGAGGCAGAGAAGTAAGGACACAGCACGGTGGCTGCAAGCTCAAGGGCGCCCGCCccggggaagggagaaggtgaGCCTGCGGCCCCCTCTCCCTGGGGCAGGACGAgctgcggcgggcggggagaaggggagggtCGTCCTTATGTACTGGGAAATCCTCCCTTTGCCGGAGGAACACCATGAGGACAGAAGCAGCTCTTGCGCTCGATGTCCTTTGGGCTTGTGAACCACTGCTCTgcgtgccccagccctgccctcctgcGCCCCTCCACACCGTCACCTCCTCTGAAACCACCTCGGGCCACCTCTGAGCCATAAAGTGCTTCCGCCCGAGCACGCCGCTGCTGAGCAAGCCCTGGCCTGGGGTTGTGGCCAAGGGCCTAGGACTGAGcagaaggataaaaatattttaaaaaaatcaacaaaacagaacaggGCCAAACCCCCTAATGTTGGGTTTGGAACAGTGGCTTTCAGGGCTAGaattaaaaatatagatatatgtatatattgtacaAGTGAGAAGCGACCGTTATTTGTACACCTGTGTGCGGTGTGGGACCTGCTATATACACGCTCTGATTCTGCGCAGCTGCACTACCGGTGACTcgcattataaaaaaaaaaaaagaagaaataaatacaaccatgtgtttaaaaaataataaacgCTGCAgtccccaccgccgccgcctgcccccaCGCCGCCGGGGTGTCTCACGCCTCGGGAGCGGGAGCGCAGCCGCGGCCAGGACGCACGGACTCGTGGATGGAGCGGAGGAGCCCCCGCACCGAGGGACGCGACGTGCCGGCggtgaggcagggcaggggctgcgggtGGGGGCCGGCCGGGCGCTGGCTCCCCTATGGCTTTCGAAGGGACGGGCGGGCTGGGGAGCAGTCGGCACCGGCGCTGGGTACTCCGCTCTCTCCTGGCGCACGGTTTCTGCATGTAGCAGGCTGTGCAGTGCTTGTGGGGGACGCCGCTGCcttccctccccgggcagcccctgtccccgcGCCGGGAGgctgccttccccagggcaggagggcagcagccagcGGCTTCTCCATGGCAGGCGCCATTGATGCTGGAAGGGAGGTGAGGCAGGTTCCCGAGCCCTGGGGACGTGGCGAGCAGCAGCGGAGCGGGGAGAGGATGGGTGCCGGCTCCTGCCTGtcccggggggcagcggggagggcagggtgggcgCAGGGAAGGACAGTTTGGCGGGGCAGAGGAAATGCCATGGCAAATGTTAGAGCAAGCGGTGTACGGGGGAGCAGGAGGATGGGAGGGAAAGCCCTGGCTCTGGCTGCTCCTGTCCCGGGCAGCCCCAGGCTGgccctgcatctctgcaaacggcccggggctggggacgggaggCTCCGGAGATGGGAACGGGGCAGTCGGGCTGGGGCAGGCGTCCCGCGCAGGGAGGGAAGGCACGGCTGCAGCACGCAAGCACGCACGCACAGCTCCCTGCATGGAGAGCCTGGCCCAGCAGCTTCCCGGCAGGGCGGGCTGAGACGGGCGGCGGCACAGGGACGGAGGGAGacgggggacaggcaggggatggCTCGGCGGCGTGACTCCGTCAAActtggcagggctgggcaggagagcCTGGGACAGCCCGGCGCGCCCTGGTGCCGCAGCAGagatgctccccccagcccccaggacgGGGTCGCTGCGCTCtcacccctccccagctgccaggCTCCTTCTGCAGGTCCCAGACGAACACAGGCCAGGCCTGGGGCTCCCACGGGCACCGAGTCCCCCAGCGCCAGGAGGACCTGGGCTGGGGGTCTGAGCTCCCCGCGCTGCCTCCACGCTCCAGCCCCCGGAGAAAGGACCtacctctccctgccctgctgcctcacCTGcggcccccggggccgcccccacGCTCCGCCATCACTTCAGCAAGGATATGTCATCGGCAAAGTCGTCGTGGTCCCGCcgcaggcagtggaagcagcGCCACTGGAACACCATGAGGCAGAGGGGCAGCATGAAGAGGGCGCAGATGGCTGCCATGACGTAGGCGATGGTCATCAGGGTGGACTCGTCCGTCTGCGGGATGTTGTAGCCACAGTCCTCCATGTTGGAGTGCAGGTAGGGACCCTCCACTGCCGCCGTCCGAAACTCGTCGTGCACTGTGGGCAAGAGAAGGCAGGGCTCTGGCCACCACGCCACCACGTCCCCTCCGCCACTCCCTCCCTCCGCGCCCAGCCCTCACCGTGGCAGGCGCTGACAGCGAAGCCGATGCGCTTGCGGGCACGGTCGAAGACCACGTAGAAGCCCTCCATGATAACGGCGCCCATGACCGTGCCCGTGGAGGACTGGGAGATGGCAAACTTGTAGCAGTCGTCCTGAGAGGTGGCCACGTCCTCCACCGGGCGCAGGTATTGCTGCAGGAAGAGAGGGGCTGTCAGGAATGGGGACTGGGGCCGAGCTTTGCCCACCCAGCGCGGTCCTGCCCAGGCGACCAGCTCCAGCCCGCTCTCCAGCTCGGCTCCGGGCAGGGTCTGGCCCGGCCACGCTCACCTGGGGCAGGATGGTGATCCGGAAGGACTGGTTGGTGGCCTCCCCCATCAGGTAGAGGGACAGGACCGGGAAGATGTGCCAGGGGGTGGTGCCGACCTGCCAGCAAACCAGCTGCTCCCCCAGCCAGAAGCCATCTGGGAACTTCTCCGTCTgccggagggaggggggaggtgagCGGGGCCATGCCGGGCAGGCAGCAGAGATGCTCAGGCTGGTGACAGGCAGCCAtgctgcccgcagccccacgctggcCCTGGGGACGTGCCCACGGTGGGCAGGGATGGGTTTCACTGACCGAAGAAGCCGTTTTGATGGATTTCACCGCAGCCTCGAACACCTTCTTTGGCAGCCTGAGGTTGGTGGTCCCGCTGTCCACGATACTCTTGTCATAGTTGTActgggggcagaagaggaggagtgaCCCGGGCGCGaggccccagccccgctcccctcccgatCTCCTTCAGCTCGAAGGCGGACGCCTCCGGCAGCAGCAACGAAGCAGTGCCCCGCAGGGCaggctcccccgccgccccctcacctCTTTGCAGTCCATGTTCAGGTCCTGCCCGTTGACCTCCAGCTTGACGATGATGACCTCGTAGTACCACTCCTTCCGGATGGGCGTGTACCAGATGTCACCCACGTACAGCGAGCGGTCGATGCCACCAATGATCTGCAGCAGAGACAGAAAGGCGCTGCCACCCCACGCTGCCAGCTCCGGCCAGGCACgtcccccccgggcagccccaccacctccccgcGGCCTGCGCAGCGCTCACCATGCTGCCCCCCACCGACGCCACGGTCTCCGTCTCGTTGGGCGAGAAGCCTGCCCCGCAAAGCTGGAGGGAGAAGATGTTGGGCACCCGGGTCTGCTTCACCAGGGAGTCAAAGAAGGGCTCCAGGCTGTCGTcgggctggcaggaggagaaagcagaggcAGGACAGGGATGTGTCAGCGCTACCCCTTCTCCAGGGGCTTCCCGTGCCCAGGGGAGCACCCCTCGCCGGGACCGCTGTGCCCCAGGGATCCTGGCTCTGCGTGCTCTTGGAGCAGGGCTCAAGGTCACCAGCACGGCTGCAAGCTGGGCCCCGAGGACCGAGTGGAGGCAAGGAGAGAGGGAATCGAACCCTGCTGGGACGGGGTGCCCACCCCTGCCGGCAGGGCCAGGCTGAGCCGGTGCCCGGAGGGCTGTGAGCAGGACTCACCCGGGCGATCTCGGCGTACGCCAACCCCAGGATCCCTTCCCAGTTGGAGCCGTTGATGAAGAATTTGTCCGACTCGGTGATGGCAGCGATGTTGGCTCTGACGGTGACGTTGGGGCCGTGGGGGATGGTGACGAGGTCGGTGCCCAGTTCCCCTTCCCACTTGCCCTGGGTGTAGGGCACATACACACCCTTCCGCAGGTCACGGTAGGTGCTGGACCTGCAACGGCGTCGAAGAGCCAGAGTAAGAGCGGTGTGGAGGAGGAGTGGGTGCCCACACGCTGGGTGGCAGTGGGAGCGCACGCACGCACAGCCCAGCATTTGCAAGCGTGGAGGCGTGCCTGTCCCGCAGAGCCGGGTGGCTGTGCAAGCACGGCGCACTTCTCCAcgcatgtggctgttgggagccCCACCACGCGTCGGTGAGGCACCAGGACGGCTCCTTGCAGCCTGGGCAAGGCTGTCACAGGGTGTGCAGGGGACAAGCCCGGCTGTTGTTTGCCATGCACAACGGCCAGAGGCCTAGATACCATCTTAAATGTTCTGGGAGGGTGGACAGGCGGCCGAGGGCTCCCTCTTTCTCCTGGCACAGAAGGGGCCGTGTGGACCCAGCCATCCTGGAGGCTGGAGGTACCTGGCAGGGTCTGGCCAGACCCCCAGCAAGAAGGGGCACCATCCCTTGGTGGGGCCAGGGCTGTGTCACGGGCACACGAAGCGGTGGCTGTGCTCTCTGCGTCCCCCCAGCGTACTCACAGCTGCCGCTGGTAGTATCTCCGGAGGAAGGGGTGAGGCGCGGCTCCCACTGCGAAGTTACTGCTCCCCGTGTCCACCAGGATATTcagctggagaaggaagagaCAGGGAAGCTCGTCACTGCAGTGGGACCCTGCTGTACCATCCGCCCAGCTCTGTCTGCCACCGCAGGTGAGTGACACCTTTTCTGTCCCCATGCCGGGCACGTGGTGGCTGCTGCACCGTGTGCTTCCCAGGGAGCCACGGCTCTCCATCCCCATCTGGgcagccagcctggctctgccctccCGCCCAGGGCCAGGGCTTGCCCCGCTCGCCTCTGCCCGGCACCTGgaccctctgccagccccactgtCGGGCTGGCGGGGCTCAGCCCACCCTAtgtgggcatggggacaggcagaggcagggcagggaggctgcCCTGGTGCCTGCTGCGTCTGGGAATGCCCAGGAGGCGGGAAGGATGCTGCACAGCATCGCAGAGCCCCGAGCTGAGCAGGGTCCCTCTTTTGCCGTGTCTGGGGACAGCTCAGAGACGCTGCGAGAGGACGCAGTGGTGGAGCAGGAGTCAGCGACATCAGGGTGCTGCATGAAAAGCAAACATCGTCCGGCACCGTGCAAACAGAGAGTGTGCTCTCCTCTCAGCCCTGCCCGGCCTCAACCCCTGCGCCCAGTGCCTGAACCCGCAGGCAGGATTCGGCAAGCACCCGGCAGGGTGTCGTGGGGCcagagggagcagcagcaagACGGGGTGCCCAGGCTCCCCTTGCCAGCAAACCTAATTTGCTCGCAAAGCTGGTCGGAAGGATTGATGGTACACAAGCCAACGCGGACCGCTGGGTCCGCTAATCGGCCATCCATATGCTGAGCTCTGATCCTGATTCATTTCTGCCTGTGCGCTGGATTACCGGCTCACTGGCAGGGTTTGGCAAACgtcccgccggcggggccgggagcgggctAGCTGGACCCTGCCCCCAGCTGAACACTGCCTGCGGCCCCTCTGCCACGCGAGGGGCAGCGTGGGGATGGCCAGGGTGGCAGCGGGGCTCCGGAAGGCTCCCGGCCACGCTGGggggcagagctgcgggctgAGCTCTgacctccagccctgggggcGCCTCACCAGCACCGCCCCAGCCCGCAGCACGCCAGGGCTTCGGCCCTTAATCTGCGGGgtcagaggggagaggaaggaggctaATGCGCTTGTGCTAATCGCAAAAGCGCTGGGCTACAGCTGCCAGAGTTTTCTCCATGGCCTGCTGACAGGGGCTGGCTGCAGACACCATGTCCTGGGttccccttgccccagccctgccaccctgcccGTTGTCACTGTGCTGCGCTGGGAGACAGGTCTCCCCGGAAGGGAGCCAGGCTGGCTTCTTACCTACGGGAACAGTTCTGCCACAGGTAAAGATCAGAGTGGCACATTCACCCTTCCAATATCCCCCTCGGGTGAGTGCCAAGAGCTGCCGGGGCAGCTCAGCACCCGCTGTGCAGCCTGACCTTCCCCTGGCAACCCGGCACctgcagccgccgccgctgcgcccgGCCGTTCCCGGGGCCGTTCTGTTTGATCAGTCATTAGGGACCATCTGCTCCACACAGCGCATCTTCGGTACCCCAAGGAGACGGGTTTCCCTGGAGAAAGACCTGCCGAGCTGATGCCGCAGGGAGAGGATGCAGGCGGCAGGGAGGATTTTTGCTCTCTCCCGTCCAAGAGCAGCAGTTGTGCCGGGGAAGAGAGGCAAGCCGCCGCTACCCAGGCCCTGCATGCAACCCCCCAGCGGCCAGACAGCCCCAACCCCAGCCGTTCCGCGCCAGGCTGGTGGGTACGACATGCATAAGTGATGGTGAGAGCAGTGGCGGGGACCCACACCCCGCAGGCGCCATCCTGCTGACGGGGGTCACGCAGAGGACCCCCTGGAGAGGACCCGCATCCTCAAGACTCAGCCAGACCGTTGATTCCAGCCAGGACACGGCACGTGAACCAGCGAGGCCAGGACATGTGCGGCAGGGACGCTGTCTGAAACCCGTCCGCTGCTCCCTGGAAGTGACAGCCCCCCCGGGCACCTCGGCAGAAGCAGTGGCTCTGCGTGGCATGTGCCCTGGGTGCTGTGTGCTGCTCCTGGGGCAGCGAGCCTCAACCAGGTCACAGGGGCACCAAGCCTTCGCTATTTGTCCCAAAGCACCAGCTCCCAGTGCTCGGCTCCCACCCTATTCCCCGTCTATTTATGAATCAGCCGGTCCTGGGGAGCCTGGCATGGGCGTGCAGCAAAACCAACATGCAAAGGGACACGGAGCGTGAGAGCTGACGGCGACTTCGCAGTGCAGCACAGCTCAGAAACAAAATTACAGCGCCACAGAATAAAGAAACCCCTTTGCCAGCACCAGGAAGGTGAGAGGAAAGGTGAGGAGGGAGATGGGCAGCACGCGTGCCTTTCAGAAGGATGCACGCACCCCCACAGAGAAACCCCCTCCTTGCTCCCCGATTTCCTGCATATGCACAGCCATACTCTTCCATGTGAATCTTTTAATTCCATTACAACGCCTGGAGGGACTGTGCTCCAgcgcacacacacgcgcgcacgcACCACGTTCGCATTTGGAAGGAGTCCAAGGCTGGAAGATGCTGCCCAAAAGGGTGACTGGCTCCGAAATGCACGAGTGCCTGGAAACAGGTGGTTTGCATGGAAATTATCTGGCAGCTGCAACACGTGGCAGATCCCAGGCAAAAGATGATGAAATCCCATTTAAAACTAGGGTTTAGACATAATCTCCTCCCTTTTTCCCTAAACACACCCCGGAGAGTAGAGAATAAAGCCCAGGCACACAGGGACACCACGGAACCGAGACGCCCGATTTCTGTATCACCCCCCTGTCCGCAGTTCACGTCTCGCTGGCGTCGCTGTCTCCTGCCACGTGTGCGGAGCCGTGCTGGGCACCCAGGACGGAGCCAGCTCATGGGGAAAAGCCAGCCTTCCCTTCAGAGTCTGCGTGGGCGCTGGCTGTTTTGGCAGCCCCAGCGTACGTGGTGGGTGGCAGGTGCGTGGGAGCAACGTGGGCCCTCTGGTACCGAGCTGGCCCCCGCCACCTCGTGGGCCACACTGGCTGCTGACGGTGGTTGGTACGAGCGTATGGGCGCAAAAGGATTCGGCAGCAGGAACCTCCACAATCTCACCCAGAAAAGAAGGGGGGAGCTGGTCCGCCCTGGGCACACGTCCCTCGGCACCCATCCCGCCCCCAGCGCACAGGCAGACAGTGCCACGCGTGTGAGCTGGGCAGCGCAGCTCCCAGGACACGGGGGACACCGAGGAAAagatggagcaggagcagggcgtGGTGATgcaccagctccagctctgcctgccctttctgtccccggctcctgcccgcTGTCCCCCGACTCCTGCGCAGCGACGACCTGCTCGACAGCCCCGAGACAAGCAATCTCGGGAGAACGTGCCCCGCTCAGGAGCGGCAtgcggagccgggcgggcggcagcagctgctggggggaacGTGCCAAGCGTGGCTTCCATCGCGCCTGCATGTGCCCGCCGCCGGCAGGCGCAGGGCCGTGCGGACGGGCACGCCGCtctcccgcccgctcgccgcccacGCAGCTCCTGCCCGGTGGCATCCccgggccggggagggagggatgcagccCGGCCCGCCGCCACGCAGCCCCCGGGGGTGTCCACCCGGGTGAGCCGCGAGTGACCTTCGGCGGGTGCCACCAGCCGGCGTCCACCGACAGCCAACAGAAAGAGCAGCATCACGGGATGAGGGGGCCCGGGAGCGCTGCCCGACAGCGGCAGCCACACGGCAGCCTGGCTCGGCCGCGCAGCCTCCCCTCTGCACCAAACGGCGGGCCCGGAGCGGGAccgcagccccgctgcaggcccggcccggcggctcGGCGGCCCCCTCCGCGGcgggggagggagcggagccCGCGCCCGCGGGCGGCCCGGCGGCCCCTACCTTCTGCGGGGGGCTGCCCACCGTCATCTCCACGTAGTAGCCCTGCCCGGACTTGCCCCGCAGG
Above is a genomic segment from Chroicocephalus ridibundus chromosome 18, bChrRid1.1, whole genome shotgun sequence containing:
- the BACE1 gene encoding beta-secretase 1 yields the protein MAAAWPWLLLWLGAAALRARPAPPRIRLPLRGGAALPAGPRARRAPEEAERGGSFVEMIDNLRGKSGQGYYVEMTVGSPPQKLNILVDTGSSNFAVGAAPHPFLRRYYQRQLSSTYRDLRKGVYVPYTQGKWEGELGTDLVTIPHGPNVTVRANIAAITESDKFFINGSNWEGILGLAYAEIARPDDSLEPFFDSLVKQTRVPNIFSLQLCGAGFSPNETETVASVGGSMIIGGIDRSLYVGDIWYTPIRKEWYYEVIIVKLEVNGQDLNMDCKEYNYDKSIVDSGTTNLRLPKKVFEAAVKSIKTASSTEKFPDGFWLGEQLVCWQVGTTPWHIFPVLSLYLMGEATNQSFRITILPQQYLRPVEDVATSQDDCYKFAISQSSTGTVMGAVIMEGFYVVFDRARKRIGFAVSACHVHDEFRTAAVEGPYLHSNMEDCGYNIPQTDESTLMTIAYVMAAICALFMLPLCLMVFQWRCFHCLRRDHDDFADDISLLK